The Benincasa hispida cultivar B227 chromosome 9, ASM972705v1, whole genome shotgun sequence genome has a segment encoding these proteins:
- the LOC120086715 gene encoding uncharacterized protein LOC120086715 isoform X2, whose protein sequence is MYVEMVDICQKCGDRGFLEALNYCKKCQAYPIHRYCLDPLPESFDEYVTWLCEDCEATILPTVNSKVQLKKEKLVKRLEKKKKKKKKKKKTKRNDDYGQSNPLQLPEAHCSEKKNDTTPGGPGEPVCEGGASHSQVATSSDACNSMRHDYYVAQPIVDPVWRGTLNFWNQSISRVCVVVAHVSSLACSKVYEEAKMLPELLSVELLRRCDVWPRGFKKLGPTDQSIALYFFPDEESQKAFDLLVNAMMCQDLAMKAVLKNAELLVFTSSMLPMRYWRFQTKYYLWGVFRGKQVQPRNNVASEEGSFADSSPLLGL, encoded by the exons ATGTATGTTGAAATG GTTGATATTTGTCAGAAATGTGGAGACAGAGGTTTTCTTGAGGCtttaaattattgtaaaaaatgtcAGGCTTATCCCATCCATCG CTATTGCCTAGATCCATTGCCAGAATCTTTTGATGAGTATGTTACTTGGCTTTGTGAAGATTGTGAGGCAACCATTTTGCCAACAGTAAATTCTAAAGTtcaattaaaaaaggaaaagctTGTAAAACGACtcgagaagaaaaaaaagaaaaagaaaaaaaagaagaaaacaaagagGAATGATGATTATGGTCAGAGTAATCCCCTTCAACTACCTGAGGCACATTGCAGTGAAAAGAAGAATGATACAACACCTGGAGGGCCAGGAGAGCCAGTATGTGAAGGTGGGGCCAGTCACAGTCAAGTCGCTACATCATCTGATGCGTGTAATTCCATGAGGCACGACTATTATGTTGCACAGCCTATAGTAGATCCAGTCTGGAG GGGAACTTTAAATTTTTGGAACCAAAGCATTAGCAGAGTTTGCGTAGTTGTTGCGCATGTGTCTAGCTTAGCATGCTCAAAAGTGTACGAGGAGGCAAAGATGTTACCTGAGTTACTTTCCGTTGAATTACTTCGTAGATGTGATGTATGGCCTAGAGGATTTAAGAAATTGGGGCCAACTGATCAAAGTATTGCTCTGTATTTCTTTCCAGATGAGGAAAG CCAAAAGGCGTTTGATCTTCTGGTAAATGCAATGATGTGCCAGGACCTAGCCATGAAGGCTGTGTTGAAAAATGCAGAGCTATTAGTTTTTACTTCCTCCATGTTACCAATGCGATACTGGA GATTTCAAACAAAGTACTATTTATGGGGCGTCTTTCGTGGAAAGCAAGTGCAACCGAGAAATAACGTCGCTTCTGAGGAGGGATCTTTTGCTGATTCATCACCTT TACTAGGTCTCTAA
- the LOC120086715 gene encoding uncharacterized protein LOC120086715 isoform X1 produces MYVEMVDICQKCGDRGFLEALNYCKKCQAYPIHRYCLDPLPESFDEYVTWLCEDCEATILPTVNSKVQLKKEKLVKRLEKKKKKKKKKKKTKRNDDYGQSNPLQLPEAHCSEKKNDTTPGGPGEPVCEGGASHSQVATSSDACNSMRHDYYVAQPIVDPVWRGTLNFWNQSISRVCVVVAHVSSLACSKVYEEAKMLPELLSVELLRRCDVWPRGFKKLGPTDQSIALYFFPDEESQKAFDLLVNAMMCQDLAMKAVLKNAELLVFTSSMLPMRYWRFQTKYYLWGVFRGKQVQPRNNVASEEGSFADSSPCMQSPISPISPLSNTSILHSGSLRSCSPLSYD; encoded by the exons ATGTATGTTGAAATG GTTGATATTTGTCAGAAATGTGGAGACAGAGGTTTTCTTGAGGCtttaaattattgtaaaaaatgtcAGGCTTATCCCATCCATCG CTATTGCCTAGATCCATTGCCAGAATCTTTTGATGAGTATGTTACTTGGCTTTGTGAAGATTGTGAGGCAACCATTTTGCCAACAGTAAATTCTAAAGTtcaattaaaaaaggaaaagctTGTAAAACGACtcgagaagaaaaaaaagaaaaagaaaaaaaagaagaaaacaaagagGAATGATGATTATGGTCAGAGTAATCCCCTTCAACTACCTGAGGCACATTGCAGTGAAAAGAAGAATGATACAACACCTGGAGGGCCAGGAGAGCCAGTATGTGAAGGTGGGGCCAGTCACAGTCAAGTCGCTACATCATCTGATGCGTGTAATTCCATGAGGCACGACTATTATGTTGCACAGCCTATAGTAGATCCAGTCTGGAG GGGAACTTTAAATTTTTGGAACCAAAGCATTAGCAGAGTTTGCGTAGTTGTTGCGCATGTGTCTAGCTTAGCATGCTCAAAAGTGTACGAGGAGGCAAAGATGTTACCTGAGTTACTTTCCGTTGAATTACTTCGTAGATGTGATGTATGGCCTAGAGGATTTAAGAAATTGGGGCCAACTGATCAAAGTATTGCTCTGTATTTCTTTCCAGATGAGGAAAG CCAAAAGGCGTTTGATCTTCTGGTAAATGCAATGATGTGCCAGGACCTAGCCATGAAGGCTGTGTTGAAAAATGCAGAGCTATTAGTTTTTACTTCCTCCATGTTACCAATGCGATACTGGA GATTTCAAACAAAGTACTATTTATGGGGCGTCTTTCGTGGAAAGCAAGTGCAACCGAGAAATAACGTCGCTTCTGAGGAGGGATCTTTTGCTGATTCATCACCTTGTATGCAAAGCCCTATAAGTCCTATAAGTCCTTTAAGCAACACCAGTATTCTTCATTCTGGGTCACTTCGTTCTTGCTCTCCTCTGTCATATGACTAA